A DNA window from Mesotoga sp. UBA6090 contains the following coding sequences:
- a CDS encoding type IV toxin-antitoxin system AbiEi family antitoxin domain-containing protein produces the protein MKRAIQCFRARKGYATTGSLKESGVHSRTLVKLLDAGLVVRIKPGLYRLKELSDNDYVSYVDVCTAVRTGVICLLSSADYYGLSTFTPKRVHVAIPHDYKRPVVELPPTKFFMFRERSYSFGIETVDTEIGSFKIYNREKTVCDLFRMRKRMGEDIAIESLKNYLISTNNNVVSLMKYAEALHVQNLLLPLIKGMVNA, from the coding sequence TTGAAGAGGGCAATTCAATGTTTTAGAGCAAGAAAGGGATACGCAACAACGGGTAGCCTAAAAGAATCTGGAGTGCATTCAAGGACCCTGGTCAAGCTCCTGGATGCTGGACTGGTTGTTAGAATAAAGCCAGGTCTTTATAGGCTAAAAGAGCTTTCTGATAATGATTACGTTTCGTATGTGGACGTGTGCACGGCCGTTAGAACCGGAGTAATATGCCTGCTTTCTTCGGCAGACTATTACGGCCTTTCAACATTTACACCTAAGAGAGTTCATGTTGCCATTCCTCACGACTACAAGAGACCGGTAGTAGAGCTTCCTCCAACGAAATTCTTCATGTTCAGAGAGAGGAGCTACTCATTTGGTATTGAGACTGTAGATACTGAGATAGGATCTTTCAAAATATATAACCGCGAAAAGACAGTGTGTGACCTTTTTCGCATGAGGAAGAGAATGGGAGAGGATATTGCGATCGAATCGCTGAAGAACTACCTCATTTCGACCAACAATAACGTGGTCTCTCTGATGAAATATGCGGAAGCGCTGCATGTACAGAACCTACTACTTCCATTAATCAAAGGAATGGTTAATGCATGA
- a CDS encoding nucleotidyl transferase AbiEii/AbiGii toxin family protein — protein MNKNTAASVKALLLNISRRSGTEHTVLLRRYAQERFIFRLSKTRHREKLVLKGAMLSIIFGFNDFRPTKDIDFLCVEDSYSTDEISEIVSEVISVEVEDGIVFNSSFKVETIKKESIHPGSRIILPWNMERTTGNIQLDVGFGDVQYTGPLNMTFPTILGSEEPDIMVYSIETAIAEKIQTIASLGVTTSRMKDFYDIYHFCKSSAFKFEDLSNSLKLTFINRDTSVNSLVEVFSEGFINSKTMIEQWKAFLLRNELPNEQSFTQIMEKLRVVFLPLIQEEEPRESWDPYSWCWK, from the coding sequence ATGAACAAAAACACTGCCGCTTCAGTAAAGGCACTGCTCCTCAACATCTCTAGAAGGAGCGGTACTGAACATACAGTGCTGCTTCGACGCTATGCACAAGAGCGTTTCATATTCAGGCTGTCTAAAACCCGGCATAGAGAAAAACTTGTGCTTAAAGGTGCCATGCTCTCAATCATCTTTGGATTCAATGATTTCAGACCTACGAAGGATATAGATTTTCTCTGCGTTGAGGACTCTTACTCTACCGATGAAATAAGTGAGATAGTATCTGAAGTGATATCTGTAGAGGTTGAAGATGGGATAGTATTCAACAGCTCCTTCAAGGTTGAAACGATAAAGAAGGAATCCATCCACCCAGGCAGCAGGATTATTCTTCCGTGGAACATGGAAAGGACTACAGGCAATATACAGCTAGATGTGGGATTTGGTGACGTCCAATACACAGGGCCACTCAACATGACATTTCCAACTATTCTTGGATCGGAAGAGCCTGACATAATGGTTTATTCGATTGAAACCGCTATTGCAGAGAAAATCCAGACAATCGCGAGCCTCGGTGTGACGACTAGCAGGATGAAAGACTTCTATGATATATATCATTTCTGTAAGTCCTCGGCATTCAAGTTTGAAGACCTTTCAAACTCGCTCAAATTGACCTTCATTAACAGAGATACTTCAGTGAATTCTCTTGTTGAAGTATTTTCGGAAGGCTTTATCAACAGTAAGACAATGATCGAGCAGTGGAAGGCCTTTCTTCTCAGAAATGAACTTCCGAATGAACAGAGTTTCACTCAAATAATGGAAAAGCTTAGAGTTGTCTTTTTGCCTCTAATTCAAGAAGAAGAACCCAGAGAAAGTTGGGACCCATATTCATGGTGTTGGAAATAG